Genomic window (Neorickettsia findlayensis):
GGAGTATGCAATGGATTACGCTTTTGATTTTAATAAGGGCTGCTACGTTGGACAGGAGGTAATTTCGAGGTTTAGGGTGAGAAATTCTATTGAGAGAGCCTTATTCTGTCTTCAGGTAGAAGAAGGAGCAGGTATCGAAGAGGGTGATAAGATATATCTAGGTGATGACATAGTTGGGTGTTTCAGTTCGTGTTGCAAGAATCAGGGATTAGCAGTGTTACCAAAATATATACTAGAACGGCGCACGAGCATTAAACAAGAATCCGGCAAACCAATCGCAATTCTGGCGTAAAGAAATGAAATCTACTTTTTTTTAGTTAAAAATATGATATTATGGCAAACAAAACACTAATATTATAATATTTTCGCTTTGATACTTGTAAAGTTTTATCTAAATCAGTAGAGTCTGGTGTTGGGAGTAGGTTAATTTATCATTACTTGTTAGCGCTCGGTTTTCGTATTTTACCACGTTTGGTGGCTTGCATTTTAGGTTTTGTCGATCAGTGTTGCATTCTGCATGTTTCCTGGTCCAGGCAGAAAAGGTGAGTGGGGTGTGTTATATTCTGATTGTTTGGCTTGAATGTTTTTATGTCTTTTTCACAGATCTTTACCAGTACTAGCACCGGTTCTGACTCTATATTAATGAGCTTGCTCCCGCTGGGGATTGTTTTTTTTGTGTTCTACGTATTTGTTATACGTCCGCAAAGCAAAAAAATAAGGGATCATCAGAGCATGCTTAAATCGTTAAAAGTTGGGGATCCTGTTATTACAACCAGTGGAATTAGCGGTACAGTTGCGAGGATAGATGAAAAAAATGACATGGTGCATCTTCAGGTAGCTGAAGGGGTGATAGTGAAGATTTTGAAGAATTTTATTTCAGAGAAGAGATAGGGGTATATTGGAGTAATGACGAGAGTAAGTATTAATTTGGATAAGGTTGCGCTCCTTAGAAATTCAAGAAGTACTGGAAGTCCCGATATCAAATATGTTGCGAATCTCGGCATTATGAGTGGTTGCAACGGAATTACTTTGCATCCCAGGGCAGATAAGAGACATGCTTTAGTTGAAGATGTGCAGACAATCCTCGGTTTGAGCGAAGTTGCTTGCGGAGAAGTAGAGTGCAATGTGGAAGGTGATCTAAGACCCGAAATAATAGAACTCGTGGCAAGCAGTCCTATACATCAGTTTACGATTGTTCCGGTTAGAGAAGGTGAGAGGACTACGGAAAGAGGGTTTTCCGTTGGAGAGAAAGCTGCACTTCTTAGGTCAACTATAGACGAGATTAAGAAGAGAAGAGGTGTGCGTATAAGTCTTTTTATAGAACCAGAACCGGCATCTGTGAAGTATGCTGCTGAGGTTGGTTGTGATGCTGTTGAGCTTCATGCTAAGTGGTATGCGCGTGCATTTTGTACTCATCGTGAATCCGAAGAAATCAAGAGACTTCATTTTGCTGCACTAGAGGCGAGAAATCTTGGACTGAAAGTGAATTTAGGTCACGACCTCAGCCTGGTAAATATTTCGACTGTAATAAACAAGATAAAACCAGATGAGATTTCCATAGGGCATGCGCTTATAGTCGAATCATTTTTACAGGGTTTCTCGAGGACCCTGAGAAAGTATGTTTCTATTGCTAGGGGTTGAAATAATGTCTGCCATTTCATCAATCTATGTGGTATAAAACTATAGCTGTAGTAGTTTTTCTGAGCGTCGATGAGTAATTCTTGTGATCTAACGGGCCACGGGTGGCAGAATGGTAATATGGTTTCCCACTCGAATAGAAAGACCAAAAAGCGCTTTATGCCAAATCTTCAGAGAGTTACAGTTTTTAGCGATGTCCTAGAACAAAAATTTAGGTTTAAAGTTTCTGCCAAGACTATCAGGACCATAGATTTTAAAGGTGGTTTAGATGATTTTCTTAGAAACACTAAGAATGCGAAATTAAGCAAGTCGGCACTGGCTTTGAAGAAGCGTATCATGAAGAAGGTGTCGTGTGATGGGACGAACGATAGAAAAGCCTAGGATTCGTGTTTCTGGGGATAATCGCGCTTTTCTCGAGACTTCTAGACTTGTCAGTGCGTCGGGGTTAAACACTGTTTGTCAAGAGGCTGCTTGCCCGAATATTGCTGAGTGCTGGGGCAATAAACATGTCACCGTGATGATCTTGGGTTCTGTCTGCACGAGAGCTTGTAAATTTTGTAATGTTGCGACCGGCAAGCCTGAGTTGCTCGATCCACACGAGCCGGAGAAGCTTGCGTTGGCGGTGGCTAAGCTTGGTTTGAAGCATGTTGTGATAACGTCTGTTGATAGGGATGATCTCGACGATGGAGGTGCAGCACATTTTGCAAACTGTATAAGGAAAATTAGAGAAACTTCACCTGGTACGACTATAGAAGTTCTTACACCGGACTTTCTTGGTAAAGTCGGGGCTAGGGACATTATAACAGCTGCAGCACCGGATGTTTTCAATCATAATGTAGAGACTGTGCCACGTTTGCATCCTAAAATAAGGGTTAAGGCAAAGTACTTTAATAGCCTTTCCTTATTGGAGGAGGTCAAAAGAAAAGATCCACGGATTTTTACGAAGTCTGGCCTAATGCTGGGACTTGGTGAGGAAAAAGGTGAGGTTTTACAGGTAATGGATGACATGCGCGTTGCTGGGATTGACTTTTTGACCATTGGTCAATATTTGCAACCAAGCAAGAAGCACATAGAAGTGCAGCACTATGCAACAGATGAGGAATTTCAATATTATAAGGAAGCTGCATACGCGCGCGGATTTCTTATGGTTGCGTCAAGTGCTTTGACGCGTTCTTCCTATCATGCGGATGAAGATTTTTTGCGCCTAAAAAATGCTAGAGCTGTGTCTTTGGCGAAGTTGGTCTAAATTGCATGGCAAGCTACGGTTTTGTACTATACATGAGTTTGTATTTAAAGTGATCTTTGCAATCATTGTTTAGAGTTGAGTTGTTTAAGCGCTCAGAATACGACCTAGATGGCAAAAGCAGTGGTGTTAAGACTTTTCCGTTATTGATGTGTTGAGAAATGTCAGGACAGTATTCATATCGTGATTGTAAAATTCTCCCTTTTAGTGCCTATCACGCCTTTGTGGTTGTCCTTGATGTGGTACGTTATCCGGAGTTTATACCTTGGTGCGAACAGATACGGATTATTTCTAAGGAGAAAGATACGATTCGCGCTGAAGTTGTGATTTCGTTTAAAGGAATGCGCTCAAGCTATATTTCTGTAATAAAGTTCTTGCCTCCAACATGTGAGGGAGGTGGCCGCATAGAAGTCAGATCAACCGAAGGTGTATTTAAGCACCTATATACCCTGTGGGAATTTTATCCACAAGGAAGCTCTTCAAAGGTGTCATTCTATATAGAGTATGCATTGAGATCGAGGCTTGTAAATTCTATGGTTAGGCTTATGTATAGTGCAGCCCAGAAAAGAATAATAGAAGCGTTTGAGCAAAGATGCAGGACAGTAGCAAATTCATACGAATCATCTCAGAGTAATAAGTAAAGAATCGTTCATAATATCATGGAACGAGCTTCTGCCTCATGATGCTACGCGTCCTCACGACAGGGTTCATAATAGGATAGTCTTTAGAATTTTGCGTACAAGTTACTCGGTATGAGATTTAGTATTTTCTCATTGTGTACTCCTTCATTATTGCTGCAGCAATTTCCTCAACGGATCTGTGTGTGACATCTATAACTGGCCAGTTATTTCTGACGAATGTTTTACGTGCATTTGTAAGTTCTTCCAAGATTTGTTCTCTGTCGGCATAGACTGGGTTATCGTAGTTTTGTGACACAGAGAGTCTTGCTTTTCTTATTTCTATCAGTCTATCTGGGTTTATGATTAGCCCTACTATGAGGACATTTTCTAGAGTAGTGAGTTTCCCTGGTAAGGGTATATTGTTCACAAATGGAATATTTGCGACTCTATAGCCAAGATGTGACAAGTAAACACTGGTTGGAGATTTTGAGGTACGTGAGGGTCCCACTATTATGATGTTTGCCTCATCAAGATCCCAAGCATTTTGACCATCATCATGCGTTAGGACGTAATTCATTGCATCAATCCTAGCGAAGTAGTCCTCGTTAAAAGTTTGATATTCTTCTTTACTTGCATCTATTGGTTCGATTCCTAAATATGAAGAAAGTTCCCTTATTACGCGTGAAAGCACTGCTATACAGGGGATTTTTTTCTTTTGGCAGAAATCTTTTAATGTGTCTCGTATTACCCGTTCCCTTACTGAGTAGAGTACAAAGGAATTTCTCCCAATATGTGAAAGGACCTGTTGTAATTTCTCAATGTTTGTCGTAGACGGCCATAGATGATGTTCTGCGGAGACCAGGTGTTCGAATCTTTCTAAAGATGCCCTCGAGACCGCAATTAATGCATCCACTCCATAGTCCGAAATTAAATGTACATTCAGTTGTTTCATTGTCGTTGTTGATTTATACTTTCCGTCTAGTTCCACGCGCTGTTTCGGATATCAGTTACCAAATTTTACGCGCCCTTAGCTCAGCAGGATAGAGCAACAGCCTTCTAAGCTGTGGGTCAGAGGTTCGATTCCTCTAGGGCGCAGACCATATTGCTTTGGCTTGCACTTTTATTTATCTAGCCTATCTTCCACTATTTGGTGACCGTGGTTTTTTTATATTCGAGTGCTTTGGTCGTCTTTGGAAACAGTATCGTTGCTGCTCTATTTACTATCTCAGGACTTGTCTTTTTATGCACCTTGACCTTAGAAGAAGTGTTTGCGATCTTACAGAGGGTACTGTGTATGCCAGTTTATTAATTTCGTGTTGTGATTCTGTTTTAAAGTTTTACTTGAGTACTTATGTCTTTTGCAGAGATGTTGGGATAACCTGTTCACCACTTTTTGATAATCTTTACTTAACCTCATGCAGGCACGGACCCGAGCTATTTCTGCGAGGTGTATCTTGAGGTGAATTGCTCGGTTTCCCGGAATTTACAAAGCCTTTTTTTTAGATTACAATGGCCTCTCGTTTGTGTGCCTTCTTTCGTCCTATATTTAGTTTTCTAAAAAAGTTCGTTGCAGTGAAACGGAGAGATGTGACTGTTCAGGATGGTTCTTCCCTTGCAAAGTTAGACAGTATATACGTAGAAGACATAATGGTTGAGCGTTCTAAGATTGTTGCGCTTGACGTTTCTGCAAAGAGTGAGGAATTACTCGAAGTCCTGAAAAATATTGGTCACAGTCGGTTACCCGTCTTTGAAGGTAATCTAGACAAAATAATTGGATTTATTCATGTAAAAGATGTGTTGAATCGTGTAGGCACCTTTTTTGATGTAAGGGGTGTTTTGCGCAAAATTATATGCGTTCCACCTTCGATGAAGGTTTCTGGATTGCTGGGAGAGATGAAAGCTGCTCGTGTTCATTTAGCGGTAGTTGTAGACGAATTTGGTGCAACTGTTGGTGTTGTTACAATGAAGGACATTGTTGAGCAAATATTTGGGGATATTCAGGACGAACATGGAGTTGATGCTGAGCCGTTTTTTCTCTGTGTTGGTAGTGGTAGATTTAAAGTCTCAACTGAAATTGAGATGAAAGAATTTCTTGATAAATCTGGCCTAGAATTAGAGACAGGGCATGGGTCCAGGACTTTAGGTGGGTATATATTGAGTATTGCTGGAAAAGTTCCCTTGGTTGGGGACGTTATATCTTCTCCTGAGGGGGTGGAATTTACGATCTTAGACGCAGATAATAAGAGGATTGGAGTCGTTTTAGTTGATGCTTCTCGCGTTGTGAGCTAGTCCGGTGTGTTCTCTGATTATCAATTCTTGTTCTTGTACACAGCCTTTTTTCTATTATGTGTCATTCTTGCATTAGTATTATAAATAGTGGGATAGAGTGCGATTAACTTGGAGGATTGAATGCAAGGTAAAATAGGCCAGTTCGCGCTAAATGCGATTCGTATGGGAAGAAGGGTCGGTGGTGCTGTGGTGAATACTGGCAAGACCGTTCTTCTTGCAACTCCACGTAAGATGAAACTGGGCATCGCAGAGAGATTTGGTGATTTTATTAGTGGTGCAAGGGAGTGGGAAGTCTTACATAAAGCTAATACTAATCGTTTTACCAAGAAAGCCTTAGCGGCAGATTGGGCCAGCTATACGAAGACTTTGGACGGAGCAAAAGATGTTGCCTTTCATGTGCCAAGGGCTCTGGTGCCACAGGATCGGATACATGCCTTTGAAGGTTATCTGAATGCTGTTGCGAATGGTGAGGGGATAGCAGAAGCACGAGAGAAGAATAAAGGGAATCAGCTGTATCTTCTTCATGCGGAGTTTGTTGCCCTGGGTGGTGGTATAGAAGTTAGAGAGAATAGTAGAAACAACCAGGCTGAGCTTGTGATCAAAATTCCACTGTGTGCGAGCAAAGAAGAATTTCGACAGCGAGTTGCGAAAGCTATAAAAGCCGCGGGAATAGAGGATTCATGCTCGGTTGATGAGGCTACTGATAGATTATGGGAGGAAAAAGACGCGGGCTTTAGCAAAAACAGTGATGCTGCACATTGTGATCATGATCATGGTCCTAAGCCTGTTAGTCCTAATGGTCCAGTTAATTATGAGGAACCTTATGATTCTCCTAAGTCTGTTACTTCTGATGATCCAGTTAGTCGTGGGGAAGCTTATGATTCTACTAGATCTGGGAACGAATATGGTGCGATTAGCTCTGAAGGACCGAGCAAGGCAAGTAGTATGCCTAATCTCCACATAGTAGAAAGGGAGGTGCCTGCACCTCCAACTAGATCACAGTCTGTGACTGATCTGAAAGATAGTATTACGGCATTTAAGCTAAGACCAGTTGCAACTCACGAAAAGGCTGCAATTGTTGATGCTGCAGCTCGTCTTTCAGATATGCTAAAATATAGGAATCTAGATGTGCATGGTGGTCTCACGGAGAAAGATTTAGAGAATTGTAAGCGCGTTGTAGCAGAGATGAGGTCCAGTGGTGCTTTAGACCTTTCAGATAGTCAGAGAACCGATGTGGCTCGTGACCTAGTAACGAAATTACATGCGTTCAAGGCAGGATGTCAGCAAAAAATTAAAGACTTGGGACGTGGTAGTGATTGTCGGGGAAGCAGTGTGGATCCACTGCCGCAAGCAACGACAGACCAGATTAGGGTCCATGAATCCGCAGTGAAAGCTGCTGAAAATTTAGTCTGTGCGATTGCAACTCTTCCTTCTTTAGCGAGTCATTGCGGTGTTACGCCGGTGAAGTCTCCTTTTCAATCTTCGCTTGCTGGGGCGCTTTTAAGTGCGACTTCTGGTATGCCAATATGTGATATAGACGAGGCGCAGAATCTAGAGCATGCTCCCTCTCATACTCCGGAAAGCACGGGGCATGTTGTGCATGGCCAAGGCAAATAGGTTAGAAGGAAGAGTTGACTTTCCTGCTGTTCTGTACTGAACACAAGTGATTGTTTTTCTTGAACAGAGTTGATAAAGTGCATTCCTGCCTTCGTTCTTTTGTTTCACACAAAGAATCTTTTATGAAACCTTTTGAGAGTTTGCCAAGTATTGGTATGTCGGTTAGACTATATGAGTTACCTGTTTAAGCGCCTGTATGCCACATGTTGTCACGGAGAAATGCTTGAAATGTAAGTATACGGACTGCGTCGAGGTTTGTCCTGTGGACTGCTTTCGCGAAGCTGGAGAGTATTTAGTGATAGACCCAGATGTATGCATAGATTGTGGTGTTTGTGTCCCTGAATGTCCAATAGAGGCGATAATTAATGACGAAACGTATATCGATGGAAGAAGTCTAGGGGAGATCACTTCTGTGTCGGAGGCTTCTTTGCTTACTAAAAAGCAGCTTGATGCGAGATTCATGGTGGTTTTCAATCGTGTGAGAGCGGCTGAACTGCCTTCGATAATGACAAAAAAGGAGCCTTTGGATGGAGCAGAGAAATGGGCTGAAGTTCCGAATAAAATCTGCTATATAAAGCAGACAGGAAGTAAAGAAAATGGTATAGAGAATAGCTAGGGAGTTGCTTCGTTTGGTCGTATGAGTTCTGATAATAGTGGGTCGTTTCTTGATCGGCTGAAAAAGAAAAAACCTGTGGGTGGTAGCGGAGATGGAGGAGGGTTTGCCTCTCGTTTTACTCAAAGAGCCTCACAAAGCAGTGCTGCCTTTTCTGAAAAGTTTTCTGGAGCGAAACCTAGTGGTGGTTTTGCTTCTCAGAAGGGTGTCCAGAAGAGCAGGAAAGATGCCGCAGGTTTTGCCGAAAGTGTCCGAAAGAAGCGTAGTGATTGTGTATATCTTGTTCGTGGTAAGGATAAGAATAGGGCGGCTTGGCACTACGTTCTCGTGGATAAGGTTAAGAAGGAGATGTTTCTTGCTGCTGCAAAAAGTGGCTCAATAGATGTCAAGGATTACGGAGAAATATTGTATTCTGGTTGGGGAGAGGACCCTCCTGAAGACATTAAGAAAAAAATTGAAGAGGAGTACAGCTGATTTTTCTAGTTGTGGATGTGAAATTGGGCAGCACTCGCTACTTTCTCCTATGTGTGGTGTGTTCTTCCTTTTTCAAGACTTTGTGTGAACATGTGGGTACACTTCTAGGTTAGTGAAATGAAACTAAGGGTTCATAACACACTTTCTGGCTTAAAGGAAGAATTTCTCCCTTTAAGCAGCAAGGTGGTGCGTATGTACGTATGTGGACCGACTGTATACGACATTCCACATATAGGGAATATTAGGGCTTCTGTAGTGTATGACATTGTATATAGGGTCCTATTTAAGCTCTTCCCTGAAGTTGTTTATGTGCGCAATATCACTGACATAGATGACAAGATTATAACTGCTGCATCCGTCCGGGGTGTTAGATATGATGAGATTGCCCTTCATTACGAACATATTTTTCACGAACATTTGCTCTTGCTCAATTGCCTTGCGCCGACTATCGAGCCTAGAGCTACGCAAAGCATAGATCGAATGATTTCCATGATTCAGGCGCTTATAGAAAGTGGGAATGCTTATTCTGTTGGGAGAAATGTCTATTTCGATGTAGGCTCTTTTGCTGAATATGGAGCGCTTTCTAAAAGAAAAAAAGAGCAATTGGTCTACGGTGTGCGCGTAGAAGAGGATGCAAATAAAAAGCATCCGGGGGATTTCATATTGTGGAAAAGTGATGATCATGTATATTGGCCAAGTCCGTGGGGCAATGGGCGACCAGGATGGCATATAGAGTGTTCTGCTATGACGTTGGCAACGTTAGGTGCAGATTTTGATATACATGGTGGTGGCGCGGATTTGAAGTTTCCACATCACGAGAATGAAAGGGCTCAGAGTATGTGTGCCAACCCTGGTTCTAAATTTGCCCGCTACTGGATTCATAACGGCTTTCTCACAGTGAATGGAGAAAAAATGAGTAAGTCCCTGGGAAATGTTGTTAACGTCGATACGCTAGTTGAGTCAGGTGTTACACCAAACGTAATCCGTTTTGTTCTTATTAGTACTCACTACAGTAAGCCATTAGACTGGAACAATGCCATGATAGAAGAAGCAGTGAACTCTTTAATGAAATTTAAACTTGCTCTTTTGGATAATGGCGTTCTGTCTACAAGTGGAAGCCACATAAGCAGCTTAGACAGAGAGGTTTATAACGACGAGTGTAATGCTGAGAATGTAGAGACCGATCTCAGAAGTTGCACCTCTGAAGTTGTCGTTGCACAAACTGAGGGGAAGGCAAATAATTTCTCGGAAAAAATAAAGGAAATTTTTGATAGGTTCGAGAGTTTTGGTGGCGATTGCAGTACTTATACGAAAGAGTTTTTTGACTGTATGATAGATGATTTTAATACCCCTGGTGCTATCGCTGTTCTGCACAGACTTAGTGATAAGATTCGTCTAGTTGGTAGGAGGAAAGTGAACAACTTAGCGTACCTTCTTTACAATTTATTGATCTTCTTGGGTATAGACTTAGGAGTAAAGCAGTCCAGAGTATCCGAAGATTTTATCCGTTCTCAACTGCAGAGGCGTGCCGAGTGTAAGCTGCGAAAGAACTTTGTTGAAGCAGATGAGATTCGCTCTGCTTTGGCTAAAATGGGAGTTCTAATCAGAGATCACAAGTATGCACCTACAGATTGGGTGTCTCTTTAATACTAGCTTTGCTTTTGTAACCGTATTGTGCTTTGTATCGGAATGCGATATACTATATATTTAATCCTCCTGTAGGTTTTAAGCATATACTACTCGTATGCCAGAAGATTTATCATGCTATTTCCCCATTTCTCCACGTGATGCTGATTCGTCTGCTTCAAGTCAGAGTTGTATCTTGCAAGCGAGCGTTACCTTCACTTCTTTAGATCAGGTGCGTGAAAGTGGTGCGGGAGTTGTTCAGCAGTGTGATGTTTGTTCCAATTCTCAAGAGAGTGGAAGGGAGAGAGGGTAGGGTTTCTTTTGTGCTCTAGCTTTTTGTTTCTCCCCTTTCCTTAATTTGCGGTTCGTTGCTCCGTCTGGGTTTTTCTTCATTCTTCGCTCTGTTTGTCCTCGCTACTTCTGGTAATCTTTGCCTTAGTGAGAGAGAATTGTCCCTTTTGGGTTAATCTCGTTTATTTATGTCAGAAGAATTCCCGCCCGCGATGAAGCGGTATTTGGAAGTCCGATGCCAATATCCGGATGCGGTTATTTTCTATAGAGTAGGTGATTTTTACGAAATGTTTTTCGAAGATGCACGCGAGGTTTCTGCGCTGTTGGGGTTGCATCTTACACGGAGGGGTACGTACAAAGGGAAAGATATCCCGATGTGTGGGGTACCGGTTTCTTCTTGTGAAGTTTATATAAACAAATTAGTAAAGCTGGGTCGTAAAGTTGCTATCTGTGAGCAATTGGAAACAGCAGAAGAAGCAAAAAAACGTGGTACCACGGCTATAGTTCGTAGAGATGTGGTTCGGTTGGTGACTCCTGGAACACTGACTGAGGATAATCTCCTTGTAAGTGGGGAGAACAATTATTTATTTTGTGTCGCTCCTGGAAAAAAGGAAATTGGTATCGCATGGTTAGATATCTCTACAAAGAAGATTATATTCACAAATGCCAGTCTAAACTCTTTAGAGAGTTATCTCGTTAAAATTGAGCCTAAGGAGGTATTACTTCCAGATACGGTTGACGCGGAACTGAGAAAATTTATAGAACAACAAAACATCCATATAACGAGACGTCCTAATAATCTTTTTCAGTTTGAGTATGCCGAAAACGAATTGAAGGGATTTTATAATGTTCTTCAATTAGGTTTTATGGATGCGAGATCTCCATGTGAAATTGTGGCTTGTGGTGCTCTGATTGCTTATGCACGTGCAACGCAAATGGGGGAGCTAAAACAGTTGGAATTTCCCAAACGGTATGAGAGGGGCCACTATCTTGAGCTTGATGCATCAACTATCCGTGGTTTGGAGCTAGTAGAATCCCAAACACCAGGTGAGAAGAATAGTCTATTACAAGTAATTGATCAGACTTGTACAGCCGGAGGCAAAAGGCTTCTCAAAAGTTATGTCATTTCTCCTCTAGTATCAGTTGAAGAAATTCAAATCCGTCAAGACAGAGTAGAATTTTTCTTTGTGCAGGAAGAGTTGCGAAAAAAGGTACGTGCTGCACTTTCTAATATTCCAGATGCGGAGCGAGCACTGTCGCGTATTGCACTGAATCGTGGAGAGCCAATTGATTGTCTTGCTGTACTTTCCTGTATGAAAGCATCACTGTTGCTTGCTGAGCACTTTTCCACTTTTTTGAGGAATGATTATATCAGAAGTATATATGACAAATGTGCACCGGATGATGAGTTAATGGAGACCTTGCGTACTGCATTTCTACCAACTTCTAACAGGAAAGTAGATGGTTCATTTCTTGATCCTGCACATCATCCAAAACTTCTAGAATTAAATATGTTATCCACCAATGCTGATGTGGTGATAAATGATTTGTTACTGACATATAGGAGGAATACTGGGATTAACTCTGTGAAATTGGGTAAGAACAACCTCATAGGTTACTATATTGAGGTTCCGAAGTCTGCGCCGATTCTGGATAGTGCAATTTTTATCCACAGGCAGTCCTTGTCGAATAATATACGCTATACAACGCTCGAGTTACAGAATTTGGAGGCACAGATAACAAAAGCAAACGAGAATTACAGAAAGTTAGAATTAGAACTTTTTAGAGAGTTGTGTGAAAGGATTCTTATATCTGAGGGCCCTCTAAAAGAAATGATTGCAGCAATAGAAGAGCTGGATGTTATAGTTTCCTTTGCCGAGATTGCTGTCCAAAGAAAATATGTGCGTCCACATGTTGATGATAGTAACGAACTACGTATTTCTGGAGGTAGACACCCATTTGTAGAACAAGTGAATACATTTGTGCCAAATGATCTAGCTTTCACCACGGAAGAGCGCGTATGTGTGTTAACAGGACCTAATATGGCTGGAAAAAGCACTTACTTACGTCAAAATGCATTGATAACAGTACTGGCTCAAATGGGGTCGTTTGTACCAGCTGATTCTGCCCACATCGGTGTTGTAGATAGAGTTTTTAGTCGCATTGGTGCGTCTGATAATATTGCCAGAGGTAAGTCCACGTTTATGGTAGAAATGATGG
Coding sequences:
- the yajC gene encoding preprotein translocase subunit YajC, with the translated sequence MSLLPLGIVFFVFYVFVIRPQSKKIRDHQSMLKSLKVGDPVITTSGISGTVARIDEKNDMVHLQVAEGVIVKILKNFISEKR
- a CDS encoding pyridoxine 5'-phosphate synthase, encoding MTRVSINLDKVALLRNSRSTGSPDIKYVANLGIMSGCNGITLHPRADKRHALVEDVQTILGLSEVACGEVECNVEGDLRPEIIELVASSPIHQFTIVPVREGERTTERGFSVGEKAALLRSTIDEIKKRRGVRISLFIEPEPASVKYAAEVGCDAVELHAKWYARAFCTHRESEEIKRLHFAALEARNLGLKVNLGHDLSLVNISTVINKIKPDEISIGHALIVESFLQGFSRTLRKYVSIARG
- the rpmB gene encoding 50S ribosomal protein L28; translated protein: MSNSCDLTGHGWQNGNMVSHSNRKTKKRFMPNLQRVTVFSDVLEQKFRFKVSAKTIRTIDFKGGLDDFLRNTKNAKLSKSALALKKRIMKKVSCDGTNDRKA
- the lipA gene encoding lipoyl synthase, with the protein product MGRTIEKPRIRVSGDNRAFLETSRLVSASGLNTVCQEAACPNIAECWGNKHVTVMILGSVCTRACKFCNVATGKPELLDPHEPEKLALAVAKLGLKHVVITSVDRDDLDDGGAAHFANCIRKIRETSPGTTIEVLTPDFLGKVGARDIITAAAPDVFNHNVETVPRLHPKIRVKAKYFNSLSLLEEVKRKDPRIFTKSGLMLGLGEEKGEVLQVMDDMRVAGIDFLTIGQYLQPSKKHIEVQHYATDEEFQYYKEAAYARGFLMVASSALTRSSYHADEDFLRLKNARAVSLAKLV
- a CDS encoding type II toxin-antitoxin system RatA family toxin, with product MSGQYSYRDCKILPFSAYHAFVVVLDVVRYPEFIPWCEQIRIISKEKDTIRAEVVISFKGMRSSYISVIKFLPPTCEGGGRIEVRSTEGVFKHLYTLWEFYPQGSSSKVSFYIEYALRSRLVNSMVRLMYSAAQKRIIEAFEQRCRTVANSYESSQSNK
- a CDS encoding pyruvate, water dikinase regulatory protein, which translates into the protein MKQLNVHLISDYGVDALIAVSRASLERFEHLVSAEHHLWPSTTNIEKLQQVLSHIGRNSFVLYSVRERVIRDTLKDFCQKKKIPCIAVLSRVIRELSSYLGIEPIDASKEEYQTFNEDYFARIDAMNYVLTHDDGQNAWDLDEANIIIVGPSRTSKSPTSVYLSHLGYRVANIPFVNNIPLPGKLTTLENVLIVGLIINPDRLIEIRKARLSVSQNYDNPVYADREQILEELTNARKTFVRNNWPVIDVTHRSVEEIAAAIMKEYTMRKY
- a CDS encoding CBS domain-containing protein; translation: MKRRDVTVQDGSSLAKLDSIYVEDIMVERSKIVALDVSAKSEELLEVLKNIGHSRLPVFEGNLDKIIGFIHVKDVLNRVGTFFDVRGVLRKIICVPPSMKVSGLLGEMKAARVHLAVVVDEFGATVGVVTMKDIVEQIFGDIQDEHGVDAEPFFLCVGSGRFKVSTEIEMKEFLDKSGLELETGHGSRTLGGYILSIAGKVPLVGDVISSPEGVEFTILDADNKRIGVVLVDASRVVS
- a CDS encoding ferredoxin family protein, translated to MPHVVTEKCLKCKYTDCVEVCPVDCFREAGEYLVIDPDVCIDCGVCVPECPIEAIINDETYIDGRSLGEITSVSEASLLTKKQLDARFMVVFNRVRAAELPSIMTKKEPLDGAEKWAEVPNKICYIKQTGSKENGIENS
- the cysS gene encoding cysteine--tRNA ligase, which codes for MKLRVHNTLSGLKEEFLPLSSKVVRMYVCGPTVYDIPHIGNIRASVVYDIVYRVLFKLFPEVVYVRNITDIDDKIITAASVRGVRYDEIALHYEHIFHEHLLLLNCLAPTIEPRATQSIDRMISMIQALIESGNAYSVGRNVYFDVGSFAEYGALSKRKKEQLVYGVRVEEDANKKHPGDFILWKSDDHVYWPSPWGNGRPGWHIECSAMTLATLGADFDIHGGGADLKFPHHENERAQSMCANPGSKFARYWIHNGFLTVNGEKMSKSLGNVVNVDTLVESGVTPNVIRFVLISTHYSKPLDWNNAMIEEAVNSLMKFKLALLDNGVLSTSGSHISSLDREVYNDECNAENVETDLRSCTSEVVVAQTEGKANNFSEKIKEIFDRFESFGGDCSTYTKEFFDCMIDDFNTPGAIAVLHRLSDKIRLVGRRKVNNLAYLLYNLLIFLGIDLGVKQSRVSEDFIRSQLQRRAECKLRKNFVEADEIRSALAKMGVLIRDHKYAPTDWVSL